From Miscanthus floridulus cultivar M001 chromosome 15, ASM1932011v1, whole genome shotgun sequence, the proteins below share one genomic window:
- the LOC136508231 gene encoding protein RTF1 homolog, with the protein MSKSKSELDDLLLQAAGRTGKNQSRPSNPRWNSGGSGSDGFDDDDDSDTAPTYSRKKPSSQVPLKKRHQPEKGVRRGGGGWKDEDDEDEDGRRSGGEDSDSAPSVGSDLYKDEDDKERLESMSELQREMILHDRGARRDDYKLKQRARASSSKTDKVGARKDSSPPPPPSRMRSSTRTDKSGSAAKSALDELRAKRTMRQQDTEARNRFNVLLPHSGSPTRRRAGSPPSDGSNDGDNRGRLNDHGRIADDGRDDEFDESPSRLDPLKFDDVKSITLRRSKLVKWFMEPFFDDLISGCFVRLGIGKTKSGNPRYRLCIVRNVDASDPYRKYKLESYTTCKYLNVVWGSEADAARWQMTQVSDSPPNEEEFKEWLQEAEKNGARILTRQEVLDKKEAIQEAYNFVYSAQTVQQMLKEKSAVRRPINVAAEKDRLRSELEMALSRRNEGEAERIRAKLKNLQNRLQPVSKDDKAAKLEAMNRKNRADNFKNASELKPVNTSLKAGEAGYDPFSRRWTRSRNYYASKPGGDNAEETANGSSSNVVPSNEDMESKAQTGAAATTAAQVAAADAGKLIDTNAPVDLGTESNVLHTFELPISLSALQEFGGAKGLFDGYMARRQKIEATMGYKVPDNDGRRHALTLSVSDYKRRRGLL; encoded by the coding sequence ATGTCGAAGTCGAAGTCGGAGCTGGATGATCTGCTTCTGCAAGCCGCCGGCCGGACGGGGAAGAACCAGTCCCGGCCGAGCAACCCGCGGTGGAATTCTGGGGGGAGCGGCTCCGACGgcttcgacgacgacgacgactccgACACCGCGCCGACCTACTCGAGGAAGAAGCCTTCGTCGCAGGTACCGCTCAAGAAGCGGCACCAGCCGGAGAAGGGCGTCCGGCGTGGCGGTGGTGGGTGGAAGGACGAGGATGATGAGGACGAAGATGGGCGTCGGAGTGGCGGGGAGGACTCGGACAGCGCCCCTTCAGTCGGGAGTGACCTAtacaaggatgaggacgacaaGGAGCGTCTAGAGAGCATGTCTGAGCTGCAAAGGGAGATGATCCTGCACGACCGGGGCGCCCGCCGCGACGACTACAAGCTCAAGCAGCGGGCACGTGCGTCCTCGTCCAAGACGGACAAGGTGGGTGCGCGAAAGGATAGCAGCCCACCCCCGCCGCCCAGCCGGATGCGGTCTTCAACCCGAACTGACAAGTCTGGATCTGCCGCCAAGAGCGCGCTGGACGAGCTGCGGGCAAAGCGGACTATGCGGCAACAGGACACGGAGGCACGCAACAGGTTCAATGTCCTGCTCCCACATAGTGGCTCACCGACTAGGCGCAGGGCTGGGAGCCCTCCAAGTGATGGGAGCAACGATGGTGATAACAGGGGTAGGCTGAATGACCATGGGAGGATTGCTGATGACGGCAGGGATGATGAATTTGATGAATCGCCGAGTAGGCTTGACCCACTCAAGTTTGATGATGTGAAGAGTATTACCCTCAGGAGGTCAAAGCTGGTGAAATGGTTCATGGAACCATTCTTTGATGATCTAATTTCTGGGTGTTTTGTGCGGCTAGGTATTGGCAAGACAAAGTCTGGGAACCCAAGATACAGGCTGTGCATAGTGAGGAACGTGGATGCAAGCGATCCGTATCGGAAGTACAAACTGGAGAGCTACACGACATGCAAATATCTCAATGTTGTCTGGGGTAGTGAGGCTGATGCTGCACGGTGGCAGATGACTCAGGTATCAGACTCCCCACCCAACGAAGAAGAGTTTAAGGAATGGCTGCAAGAGGCTGAGAAGAATGGTGCACGTATACTGACTCGTCAGGAAGTGCTGGATAAGAAAGAAGCCATTCAGGAGGCCTATAACTTTGTGTATTCAGCACAAACTGTACAGCAGATGCTGAAAGAGAAATCAGCTGTGAGACGCCCTATCAATGTTGCTGCTGAGAAGGATCGGTTGAGGAGTGAGTTGGAGATGGCTCTGAGCCGTAGGAATGAAGGTGAAGCAGAGAGGATTCGTGCGAAGCTGAAAAATCTGCAAAACAGGCTGCAGCCAGTGTCAAAAGATGATAAGGCTGCAAAGTTGGAGGCTATGAACCGGAAGAACCGTGCTGATAACTTCAAGAATGCTTCAGAACTGAAACCTGTAAATACATCTTTGAAGGCAGGAGAGGCTGGATATGACCCTTTCTCAAGGAGGTGGACAAGATCAAGAAACTATTATGCATCGAAGCCAGGAGGAGATAATGCTGAAGAAACTGCCAACGGGTCCAGTAGCAATGTAGTGCCTAGCAATGAAGATATGGAGAGCAAGGCTCAAACTGGTGCAGCAGCCACAACAGCAGCTCAAGTGGCAGCAGCTGATGCCGGGAAGCTCATCGATACCAATGCACCAGTGGATCTGGGAACAGAATCAAATGTGCTGCATACATTTGAGCTTCCTATATCATTGTCTGCTCTGCAAGAATTTGGTGGAGCCAAGGGCCTGTTCGATGGTTACATGGCAAGGAGGCAGAAGATAGAAGCTACAATGGGGTACAAAGTCCCTGACAACGATGGGAGGAGGCATGCTTTAACCCTGAGTGTGAGTGATTACAAACGGCGACGGGGTCTCCTCTGA
- the LOC136508232 gene encoding uncharacterized protein, with protein MPHAAEASRKPQQKAETEGGEGAFAAATETAMAGAEGRGPRRSRVAFVLVDGIGDVSIPSLGGRTPLEAACAPRLDAVAAAGVTGLMDPVEPGLACGSDTAHLSLLGYDPRVYYRGRGAFESMGAGLAMAPGDIAFKSNFATLDESTGVIVSRRADRHFEEEGPILCAALDGMKLPSFPEYEVRVRYATEHRCGVVVKGPKLSGNISGTDPLKDNRLHLKAEPLDDSEEAKNTAAVVNELSKEITRILVSHPINAKRAAEGKNIANVVLLRGCGIRIEVPAFETKHGLAPCMVAPTKIIAGLGLSLGIDILEAPGATGDYRTLLTSKAKAIAKALSAPMDTPPRVFVPGEDEYKAGTENGYDFGFLHVKAIDDAGHDKAVKLKVRGLEAVDRAIGQLARLLWEAEKAGHYQYFLCVTGDHSTPVEYGDHSFEPVPFAICRLRDYAAAIGEDNVINTQLDDFPLPSIKSGEDLFDDIESLERKPDQLKAFSGDAVCEFNEVATARGCLGRFPGSEMMGIIKKFIKAKND; from the exons ATGCCGCACGCGGCAGAAGCATCTCGCAAGCCGCAGCAGAAAGCGGAAACTGAGGGAGGCGAGGGGGCCTTTGCGGCGGCTACGGAGACGGCGATGGCGGGCGCGGAGGGGAGAGGGCCGAGGCGGAGCCGCGTGGCGTTCGTGCTGGTGGACGGGATCGGGGACGTGAGCATCCCGTCGCTGGGCGGGCGCACGCCGCTGGAGGCGGCGTGCGCGCCGCGGCTGgacgcggtggcggcggctggggTGACGGGGCTCATGGACCCCgtggagccggggctcgcctgcGGCAGCGACACGGCGCACCTATCCCTCCTCGGGTACGACCCACGGGTGTACTACCGCGGCCGCGGCGCGTTCGAGTCCATGGGCGCCGGGCTCGCCATGGCGCCCGGCGACATCGCCTTCAAG TCAAACTTTGCTACACTGGATGAGAGCACCGGAGTTATCGTCAGCAGGAGGGCAGATCGGCATTTTGAAGAGGAAGGGCCTATCCTTTGTGCTGCGTTGGATGGGATGAAGCTTCCATCGTTTCCTGAGTATGAAGTCAGAGTAAG GTATGCTACTGAGCACAGATGTGGTGTGGTTGTCAAAGGGCCAAAGCTGAGTGGGAACATTTCTGGAACCGATCCCTTGAAGGACAACCGTTTGCATCTGAAGGCTGAACCGTTGGATGACTCAGAAGAAGCTAAAAACACTGCAGCTGTGGTCAATGAGCTTTCTAAAGAGATTACGCGCATACTGGTTTCTCACCCTATCAACGCAAAGCGTGCAGCTGAGGGGAAGAACATCGCAAATGTTGTGCTATTGCGAGGCTGTGGTATCCGAATTGAG GTGCCTGCCTTTGAAACCAAGCATGGACTTGCACCATGCATGGTTGCTCCTACTAAGATCATAGCTGGCCTGGGGCTTTCACTGGGGATTGATATCCTTGAAGCACCTGGAGCAACTGGAGATTATCGTACTCTCTTAACTTCTAAAGCTAAAGCTATAGCCAAGGCACTCTCTGCCCCTATGGATACACCACCTCGTGTTTTTGTGCCTGGAGAGGATGAATATAAAGCTGGAACAGAAAATGGATATGACTTTGGGTTCCTGCACGTAAAG GCCATTGATGATGCTGGTCATGATAAGGCTGTCAAGTTAAAGGTACGGGGTCTAGAAGCTGTTGATCGAGCTATTGGTCAGCTTGCAAGGCTTCTTTGGGAAGCTGAAAAGGCCGGACACTACCAGTACTTTCTTTGTGTCACCGGAGACCATTCTACTCCTGTTGAATACGGTGATCATAGCTTCGAACCTGTCCCATTTGCAATATGCAGACTCAGAGATTATGCAGCAGCCATTGGGGAGGATAATGTTATAAACACACAACTTGATGATTTCCCCCTCCCTTCAATAAAGTCCGGAGAAGATTTGTTTGACGATATAGAATCACTGGAGCGCAAGCCTGATCAACTTAAAGCTTTCAGTGGTGATGCTGTGTGTGAGTTCAACGAGGTTGCCACTGCGAGGGGCTGCCTTGGACGATTCCCTGGAAGTGAGATGATGGGCATCATCAAGAAGTTTATCAAGGCGAAGAATGATTAA